A DNA window from Acinetobacter sp. 10FS3-1 contains the following coding sequences:
- a CDS encoding FxsA family protein: MKLFLIILAGLILEVFVWIGVGDLVGSMWYVFFWFIAAFFIGMNMIRKYSAGVMPQMQQMQMGQMSADPALSSNLPKILAGFFLLIPGLITDVLALLMLIPPVQQAFKVAMMKVMMKRQQAMMEKMMGGMMGDMGSPQGQNPFSELMRQMQDMQNQQGRSDSTIIDGEAREVTPDAKKIGMKDVGPKKD, translated from the coding sequence ATGAAATTATTTCTTATTATCCTTGCAGGCTTAATCCTCGAAGTATTTGTGTGGATTGGCGTGGGTGACCTCGTCGGGAGCATGTGGTACGTATTTTTCTGGTTTATTGCCGCGTTTTTTATAGGCATGAACATGATCCGCAAATATTCTGCGGGAGTTATGCCACAAATGCAGCAGATGCAAATGGGACAAATGAGTGCAGATCCTGCATTATCGTCGAATTTGCCTAAAATTCTGGCAGGTTTTTTCCTGTTAATTCCAGGCCTGATTACGGATGTGTTGGCGCTATTGATGCTGATCCCACCTGTTCAGCAAGCCTTTAAGGTTGCCATGATGAAAGTGATGATGAAGCGTCAACAGGCCATGATGGAAAAAATGATGGGCGGTATGATGGGGGATATGGGCAGCCCTCAAGGTCAAAACCCGTTTTCTGAGCTGATGCGTCAAATGCAGGATATGCAAAACCAGCAAGGACGTAGTGACTCAACGATTATTGATGGTGAAGCACGCGAAGTGACTCCCGATGCCAAAAAAATTGGAATGAAAGATGTCGGTCCAAAAAAAGATTAG
- a CDS encoding LysE family transporter: MSLLFTICLLHFVAQLSPGPDVLLIAKSAASTRRTNALKIIAGISLGIVVWVVLTLAGFTVLIHQFPWIQQLLMVVGGLFLAKMGWAMLSGGWQSFKNRHQTADDSKAMDEPKSYFTLGLFTNLSNPKTLIYFSSVFSLALSSTASQYLKAQLTVIIPLQTFITFSLLMLLISRPKIKNLYQRSSSYIDIASGGLFLIFALWLWYDALVLMN; this comes from the coding sequence ATGTCTTTGCTTTTTACCATTTGTCTCCTTCATTTTGTTGCTCAACTAAGCCCAGGTCCAGATGTTCTCCTTATTGCGAAAAGTGCAGCCTCCACCAGACGAACCAATGCCTTAAAGATTATTGCCGGGATTTCACTCGGCATTGTGGTATGGGTGGTATTAACGCTGGCCGGTTTCACGGTGTTAATACACCAATTTCCCTGGATTCAGCAGCTACTGATGGTAGTAGGTGGGCTGTTTCTGGCAAAAATGGGGTGGGCCATGCTAAGTGGAGGCTGGCAAAGTTTTAAAAATCGGCATCAAACAGCTGATGATAGCAAGGCAATGGATGAGCCAAAAAGCTATTTCACATTGGGCTTATTCACCAACCTGTCTAACCCCAAGACATTGATTTATTTTAGCAGTGTATTTTCACTGGCATTAAGTTCAACGGCCTCACAGTACCTTAAGGCTCAACTGACAGTGATTATTCCGCTGCAAACTTTCATTACCTTTAGCTTGCTGATGTTGCTGATTTCCCGGCCCAAGATTAAAAACCTATATCAACGCTCAAGCAGTTATATTGATATTGCCTCGGGTGGGTTATTTCTGATCTTTGCTCTCTGGCTTTGGTACGATGCATTGGTTTTGATGAATTAG
- the ahpF gene encoding alkyl hydroperoxide reductase subunit F: MLDQNTSAQLKTLLERLKAPIELVATLDQSDKSAKIKELVEEVAALSDRVTARFDGQNKRVPSFGIAKAGEQPRVFFAGLPMGHEFTSLILALLQTSGYAPKVSDEVLANIKSLNIQSDFDVFVSLSCHNCPDVVQALNLIAIYNPGTTATMIDGAFFQDEVEERKIMAVPMVFQDNNHIGQGRMTLEEIIAKLDSNAAAKDAEKLNAKQAFDVLVIGGGPAGNTAAIYAARKGIRTGIVAERMGGQVMDTMDIENFTSVQKTQGPKFAAEMEAHVREYDVDIMNLQRVSAIKGADETSSGLVEVTLENGAKLASKTVVLSTGARWREMNVPGEQEYKTRGVAYCPHCDGPLFKGKRVAVIGGGNSGVEAAIDLAGLVEHVTLIEFDTKLRADQVLQDKLNSLANTSVIKNALSTEVLGDGSQVTGLKYKDRATDEEHVVELAGIFVQIGLLPNTDFLKGSKVELSNRGEIVINERNETSMKGVFAAGDCTTVPYKQIIIATGEGAKASLSAFDYMIRSGQ, encoded by the coding sequence ATGTTGGATCAAAATACTTCCGCCCAACTCAAAACCTTACTTGAACGCCTTAAAGCACCTATTGAGCTGGTGGCCACTTTAGATCAATCAGATAAATCTGCCAAAATCAAAGAACTGGTAGAAGAAGTTGCTGCTCTGTCTGATCGGGTGACTGCCCGTTTTGATGGTCAGAACAAACGTGTACCCAGCTTTGGAATTGCCAAAGCCGGTGAACAGCCACGGGTGTTCTTTGCAGGTTTGCCAATGGGCCATGAGTTTACTTCCCTGATTCTGGCATTGTTACAAACCTCGGGTTATGCCCCGAAAGTCTCTGATGAGGTGCTGGCTAATATTAAAAGCCTGAATATCCAGTCTGACTTCGATGTCTTTGTCTCTTTAAGCTGCCATAACTGTCCGGATGTGGTGCAGGCACTCAACCTGATTGCCATCTATAACCCGGGTACCACTGCCACCATGATTGATGGAGCCTTCTTCCAGGATGAAGTGGAAGAGCGCAAAATTATGGCAGTGCCGATGGTCTTCCAGGACAACAATCATATCGGTCAGGGTCGTATGACGCTGGAAGAAATCATTGCCAAACTGGATAGCAATGCAGCAGCCAAAGATGCAGAAAAACTGAATGCCAAACAAGCCTTTGATGTACTGGTGATTGGTGGAGGACCTGCGGGGAATACTGCCGCAATTTATGCTGCCCGTAAAGGCATTCGTACCGGGATCGTGGCTGAACGCATGGGCGGTCAGGTCATGGATACCATGGACATTGAAAACTTTACCTCTGTCCAGAAAACCCAAGGTCCCAAGTTTGCAGCAGAAATGGAAGCCCATGTACGTGAATACGATGTGGACATCATGAACCTGCAGCGTGTCTCTGCGATTAAAGGTGCCGATGAAACCTCTAGTGGTCTGGTAGAAGTCACCCTTGAAAATGGTGCAAAACTTGCCTCAAAAACTGTGGTGCTATCCACAGGGGCACGCTGGAGAGAGATGAATGTTCCGGGAGAGCAGGAATACAAGACCCGTGGCGTGGCGTACTGTCCGCACTGTGATGGCCCCCTGTTTAAAGGCAAACGTGTTGCCGTGATTGGTGGCGGCAACTCGGGTGTGGAAGCAGCGATTGATCTGGCAGGTCTGGTTGAGCATGTCACCCTGATTGAGTTCGATACCAAACTGCGTGCTGACCAGGTTTTGCAGGACAAGCTGAACAGTCTGGCAAATACCAGCGTCATCAAGAATGCGCTGTCTACTGAAGTGCTGGGAGACGGCTCACAGGTTACCGGCCTGAAATACAAGGACCGTGCTACAGATGAAGAGCATGTCGTTGAACTGGCGGGCATCTTCGTACAGATTGGTTTGCTGCCAAATACCGACTTTCTGAAAGGCAGCAAAGTCGAGCTAAGTAACCGCGGTGAGATTGTGATCAATGAGCGCAATGAAACCAGCATGAAAGGTGTGTTTGCTGCGGGTGACTGTACTACAGTTCCCTACAAGCAGATTATCATTGCCACCGGTGAAGGTGCAAAAGCCTCGCTGTCTGCCTTCGATTACATGATACGCTCAGGACAATAA
- a CDS encoding DUF1653 domain-containing protein produces the protein MDLQRGIYQHYKGQLYQVLHVATHSETEEKLVVYQCLYGDYSIWVRPLLMFTETITCPDDREVERFKLVRAL, from the coding sequence ATGGACTTACAACGTGGAATTTATCAGCATTATAAGGGGCAACTTTACCAGGTGCTGCATGTCGCGACCCATAGTGAGACTGAAGAAAAATTGGTGGTTTATCAGTGTTTATATGGTGATTATTCGATTTGGGTTCGGCCACTATTGATGTTTACAGAAACAATTACTTGCCCGGATGATCGTGAGGTAGAGCGGTTTAAGCTGGTGCGAGCACTTTAA
- a CDS encoding KTSC domain-containing protein codes for MQNLLTVISWTYSPSSRHLKIIYSNGDIELYHPVPEFVYNNLLRRQDKTAFIQKYLEYNLHFNRIGIY; via the coding sequence ATGCAAAACCTGCTAACCGTGATCTCATGGACGTATAGCCCTTCCAGCCGCCACCTGAAAATTATTTATAGTAATGGCGATATTGAACTGTACCATCCAGTTCCAGAATTTGTGTATAACAATCTGTTAAGACGTCAAGATAAAACGGCCTTTATACAAAAATATCTTGAATATAATCTACACTTTAACCGGATCGGTATTTATTAA
- a CDS encoding peptidylprolyl isomerase, whose protein sequence is MKTKQLKHFFKATALALCLSSAMTTFAIAQPKDEVVAVVDNSVILRSDLAQSVAEVTHQLKKQNKQVPPQPYLEQQALEQLILRQAQLEQVKRYNIRPDEKALNEAVLKVAHDSGSSSLEAFQQKLDAMAPNTYASLRNRIAEDLALNRLRQQIVTSRIQISDQDVKNFLNTPQGQALLGSQVHVLHLRITGEHAAQVVNQVKNELSKTNDIQAISKKYTSADVQVEAADMGMRNLAEVPAELAARITTLQPGQTSEPITAADGVHILKLLERKGGEKKALVPQYLTRHILIQPSEVVSPENAKQMIDSLYNRLKQGEDFTVLASTFSSDPGSARDGGSLGWVSPGVMVPEFEERMKNTPVGQFSTPFQSQFGWHILQVTDTRQQDMTQEYQERMARQILGERQFDAELDSWLREIRNNAYIEVKDPQLDPKRNNKD, encoded by the coding sequence ATGAAGACAAAACAGTTAAAACATTTTTTTAAAGCGACCGCATTGGCACTGTGCCTTTCTTCAGCAATGACCACGTTTGCTATTGCTCAACCTAAAGATGAAGTCGTAGCTGTTGTCGACAATAGCGTTATTCTGCGTAGTGATCTGGCCCAAAGCGTAGCTGAAGTTACTCACCAGCTGAAAAAGCAGAACAAGCAGGTGCCACCCCAGCCCTATTTAGAGCAGCAGGCGTTGGAACAACTGATTTTACGTCAGGCACAACTGGAACAAGTGAAACGCTATAACATCCGTCCAGACGAAAAAGCGTTAAACGAAGCTGTATTGAAAGTTGCCCATGACTCTGGGTCATCGAGCCTCGAAGCCTTTCAGCAAAAACTGGATGCTATGGCACCAAATACCTATGCGTCTTTGCGTAACCGCATTGCGGAAGACTTGGCACTTAACCGCCTGCGCCAGCAAATTGTGACATCACGTATCCAGATTAGTGATCAGGACGTGAAAAACTTCCTGAATACACCACAAGGTCAAGCTTTGCTCGGCAGTCAGGTGCATGTCTTGCATTTACGTATTACAGGCGAACATGCTGCACAAGTGGTCAACCAGGTAAAAAATGAGCTGAGCAAGACCAACGATATTCAGGCTATCAGCAAAAAATATACCAGCGCTGATGTGCAGGTTGAAGCTGCTGATATGGGCATGCGCAACCTGGCAGAAGTGCCAGCCGAGCTTGCCGCACGTATTACGACGCTACAGCCTGGCCAGACCTCAGAACCGATTACGGCTGCTGACGGTGTACATATACTCAAGCTTCTGGAACGTAAAGGTGGTGAGAAAAAGGCGCTTGTTCCCCAGTACCTCACTCGGCATATTCTAATTCAGCCATCTGAAGTGGTAAGCCCTGAAAATGCCAAACAAATGATTGACAGCCTGTACAACCGCTTAAAACAGGGCGAAGACTTCACCGTGCTGGCTTCCACTTTCTCCAGTGATCCGGGTTCGGCCCGTGATGGCGGCAGCTTGGGCTGGGTAAGTCCGGGAGTGATGGTACCTGAGTTTGAAGAACGCATGAAAAATACACCTGTTGGCCAATTTAGCACACCATTCCAGTCTCAGTTTGGCTGGCATATTCTGCAAGTGACTGATACCCGTCAACAAGATATGACTCAGGAATATCAGGAGCGTATGGCACGCCAGATTTTGGGTGAGCGCCAATTTGATGCCGAACTGGACAGCTGGTTACGCGAAATCCGCAACAATGCTTATATTGAAGTTAAAGATCCGCAGCTTGACCCTAAACGCAACAATAAAGATTAA
- a CDS encoding LPS-assembly protein LptD, with protein MKHHFKINPLATAILTLLCGSSASSYAASTVSSDVNAEQLKQHINETYPGEAFFSQYYIDKSAPEAQQRQGKALSSAYCEGAWITPISPDTPAIDPEQATSTITADYGHYNPTGDSYLEGNVLIDQQGRQIRAERVTIDQTQTYAQAEGHVQLAQGGLISQSDDINYNLKTQQGDLNNSFYISEQQHAHGRAEKIAKTSDNTLELENATYSTCPPEQKPTWKIQADEIKLNQETGRGETRNTKLYVKDVPVLAVPYFNFPIDDRRTTGILTPTFGFTNDGGLELGVPVYLNLAPQYDATVTPRYIGDRGAMLDAEFRYLTENFGAGQIWGGYLPSDESYDNEDRKNLHFLHNWQINDQFSTHLEYNYASDKDFFSDLDNNPDSKTDLNLRRAWELNYQNGIPGLKALFKVEDFQTLDSSVSDEDRPYARLPQLLVNYKRGNPLGFEAEFNNDTAYFQKDLRNIKEANPNGTVYQPSGTRIYNDFSVRYNHRTPWSFIIPEVSVRNINTFYDEETQNRSSSSENHSVVVPEFTLDTGLTFEKEGRYLQTLSPRLFYAYSPYENQQNQPNFDSVVASINYDQLFSPRRFYGHDRLEDNNFASLGLSYSLFNEDGLERLRASIGQSFFFEDRRVTLEQDTDKFDRESHTGPVIQLTSQLSSNLHVNLNSSWMSNGDNAQRDLQVYYTGDQGNLYNLGYFYRKDIPERQDRYDQVVGSFIQPIANNWRLVGHAQFDLDNSVAREYLLGVNYESCCWGMSVYGRSYYNDLDDVNDSGVKAKRAIMAEVTLKGLGGLSNKLTSLLENRILGFNNINQTWTER; from the coding sequence ATGAAGCATCACTTTAAAATCAACCCTCTAGCGACTGCGATCTTAACCCTTTTATGTGGCAGCTCAGCATCAAGCTATGCTGCATCAACTGTCTCATCCGATGTAAATGCAGAACAACTCAAACAGCACATTAATGAGACCTATCCAGGTGAAGCATTTTTCTCCCAGTATTATATCGACAAGTCTGCTCCAGAAGCCCAGCAGCGCCAAGGCAAAGCGTTAAGTTCAGCTTATTGTGAGGGTGCCTGGATTACCCCGATTTCACCGGATACACCGGCGATTGATCCAGAACAGGCGACTTCGACTATTACGGCAGATTATGGACATTATAATCCGACAGGTGATTCTTATCTGGAAGGTAATGTACTTATAGACCAGCAAGGCCGCCAGATTCGTGCAGAAAGAGTCACCATTGATCAGACTCAAACCTATGCCCAGGCAGAAGGACATGTGCAGCTTGCACAGGGCGGCCTGATCTCGCAAAGTGATGATATCAATTATAATTTAAAAACCCAGCAAGGCGACCTGAACAACAGTTTTTATATTTCAGAACAGCAACATGCCCATGGCCGTGCAGAAAAGATTGCCAAAACCTCAGACAATACCCTCGAGCTGGAAAATGCCACTTATTCCACCTGTCCACCTGAGCAAAAACCGACCTGGAAAATTCAGGCAGACGAAATCAAGCTAAACCAGGAAACCGGGCGCGGGGAAACTCGCAATACCAAACTATACGTTAAAGACGTTCCCGTTTTGGCGGTGCCTTATTTCAACTTCCCGATTGATGACCGCCGCACGACAGGTATTCTCACCCCAACCTTTGGCTTTACCAATGATGGCGGCCTGGAACTTGGTGTACCCGTCTATTTAAATCTGGCGCCACAATATGATGCGACTGTGACGCCGCGGTATATCGGTGACCGTGGTGCGATGCTGGATGCGGAGTTCCGCTACTTAACTGAAAACTTTGGTGCAGGCCAGATCTGGGGAGGCTATCTGCCGTCCGACGAAAGCTATGACAATGAAGACCGGAAAAACCTGCATTTCCTGCATAACTGGCAAATCAATGATCAGTTTTCTACCCATTTAGAGTATAACTATGCGTCGGACAAAGATTTTTTCTCTGATCTGGACAACAACCCCGATTCAAAAACTGACCTAAACCTGCGCCGTGCATGGGAACTGAACTATCAAAATGGTATTCCTGGACTGAAAGCGCTCTTCAAAGTTGAAGATTTCCAGACGCTTGATTCGAGTGTGTCCGATGAAGACCGCCCTTATGCCCGTTTGCCACAGCTTTTGGTGAATTATAAACGGGGCAATCCGCTTGGTTTCGAGGCTGAGTTTAATAACGATACCGCCTATTTCCAGAAAGATCTGAGAAATATTAAAGAGGCCAATCCAAATGGTACTGTTTATCAACCAAGTGGAACGCGAATCTATAATGACTTTTCGGTACGTTATAATCATCGTACGCCGTGGTCATTTATCATTCCAGAAGTATCTGTCCGTAACATCAATACTTTTTATGATGAAGAAACTCAGAACCGCAGCTCATCCAGTGAGAACCATTCGGTGGTGGTACCAGAATTTACGCTGGATACGGGCCTGACCTTCGAAAAAGAAGGGCGTTATTTACAAACCTTAAGCCCTCGCCTGTTCTATGCTTATTCACCCTATGAAAATCAGCAAAACCAGCCGAATTTTGACTCAGTGGTGGCATCAATTAATTATGATCAACTATTCAGTCCACGCCGTTTTTATGGCCATGACCGTTTAGAAGACAATAACTTCGCATCTTTAGGGCTGAGCTACAGCCTATTTAATGAAGACGGTCTAGAGCGTTTACGTGCCAGTATCGGCCAAAGTTTCTTTTTTGAAGACCGCCGTGTAACCCTGGAACAAGACACGGATAAGTTTGACCGTGAAAGCCATACTGGCCCTGTGATTCAGCTAACCAGCCAACTTTCCAGCAATCTCCATGTCAATCTTAACTCCAGCTGGATGTCCAATGGCGATAATGCCCAGCGCGATTTGCAGGTTTATTATACGGGTGACCAGGGCAACCTGTATAACTTAGGCTATTTCTATCGCAAAGATATTCCAGAGCGCCAGGATCGTTATGATCAGGTGGTGGGCTCATTTATCCAGCCCATTGCCAACAACTGGCGTCTGGTTGGACATGCCCAGTTTGATCTGGACAATAGCGTGGCACGTGAATATTTACTTGGCGTAAACTATGAGTCATGCTGTTGGGGCATGTCGGTATATGGACGTTCATATTATAATGACCTGGACGATGTGAATGATTCAGGCGTCAAAGCCAAACGCGCAATTATGGCTGAAGTGACCTTGAAAGGCCTCGGTGGGTTAAGCAACAAACTCACTTCATTACTAGAAAATCGCATTCTAGGTTTTAACAATATCAATCAAACTTGGACAGAACGTTAA
- a CDS encoding aminoglycoside phosphotransferase family protein encodes MNTPREQSIQSWIASVLGSDQFETHFLAGDASFRRYARIKLNNKTFMLMDAPPEKEDCVPFVTIDEFFDAHGVRVPHIVSKDLKQGFLLLEDFGDVLLSNLLNDETVDAYYEQSFKQLIQLQSIPGEGQLPVYSYEKLISEMELLTDWMLPALEIQPTEADTALIKRTFAILANAALAQPQVIVHRDFHSRNLMKIENETELGVIDFQDAVIGADTYDLISITRDAYVQWNADRVYQWFKIFYDLLPAASKQERDFEQFKKDADMMAIQRHIKILGIFVRLFERDGKSAYLKDLPRVMWYLLQETKPYAELQPFMQFMHEKVMPAFEAKYGLYEVAA; translated from the coding sequence ATGAACACACCACGCGAACAATCAATACAATCCTGGATTGCCTCTGTACTTGGTTCAGATCAGTTTGAAACTCATTTTTTAGCAGGCGATGCTAGCTTCCGTCGTTATGCACGAATCAAACTGAATAATAAAACATTTATGCTCATGGATGCACCTCCAGAAAAAGAAGATTGTGTGCCTTTTGTGACGATTGATGAGTTTTTTGATGCACATGGCGTTCGCGTTCCGCATATCGTGTCCAAAGACTTGAAACAAGGCTTTTTGCTGCTAGAAGATTTTGGTGATGTATTGCTGTCCAATCTGCTGAATGATGAAACGGTGGATGCCTATTATGAGCAGAGTTTTAAGCAGTTAATCCAGTTACAATCAATCCCGGGAGAAGGTCAGCTTCCTGTCTATTCTTATGAAAAGCTGATTTCAGAAATGGAGTTGCTGACGGACTGGATGTTGCCAGCTCTAGAAATTCAGCCGACAGAAGCTGATACTGCTCTGATTAAACGTACTTTTGCAATTCTGGCCAATGCGGCTCTGGCACAGCCACAAGTGATTGTACATCGTGATTTTCATAGCCGTAACCTGATGAAAATTGAGAATGAGACTGAGCTGGGCGTGATTGATTTTCAGGATGCGGTGATCGGTGCAGATACCTATGACCTGATTTCAATCACTCGTGATGCTTATGTACAGTGGAATGCAGACCGCGTCTATCAGTGGTTTAAAATATTCTACGACCTGTTACCGGCAGCATCCAAGCAAGAACGTGATTTTGAGCAGTTTAAAAAGGATGCCGATATGATGGCGATTCAGCGTCATATCAAGATTTTGGGTATTTTTGTACGTTTGTTTGAACGCGATGGTAAATCAGCTTATCTCAAAGACCTGCCACGGGTGATGTGGTATCTGCTGCAAGAGACCAAACCGTATGCAGAATTACAGCCATTCATGCAATTCATGCATGAAAAAGTCATGCCAGCCTTTGAAGCAAAATATGGTTTATACGAGGTGGCTGCTTAA
- the murU gene encoding N-acetylmuramate alpha-1-phosphate uridylyltransferase MurU gives MKAMILAAGLGNRMRPLTLYKPKPLLEVGGKPLIVWHIEKLKQIGVTEIVINSAWLADVLIGALGDGSQFGVNIRWTREAEGLETAGGIINALPLLGDEPFILVNGDVWTTMDFAPLLKIELAENLAHLVLVQNPEQHPQGDFTLAEGKAYTFEQSVTGENLTFSGVSVIDPKMFEGLEAGKRPLAPLLKAAMLENKVAASKLSGLWVDVGTPERLTALDLAIREGKST, from the coding sequence ATGAAAGCCATGATTTTAGCTGCGGGCCTTGGTAATCGCATGCGTCCATTAACTCTCTATAAACCAAAGCCATTGCTTGAAGTGGGTGGTAAGCCTTTAATTGTTTGGCATATTGAAAAGCTTAAACAGATTGGAGTGACTGAAATTGTCATCAACTCTGCCTGGCTGGCCGATGTGCTGATTGGTGCACTGGGTGATGGTTCGCAGTTTGGTGTCAATATTCGCTGGACACGTGAGGCTGAAGGCTTGGAAACGGCGGGGGGTATTATCAATGCCTTACCATTATTAGGAGATGAGCCATTTATTCTGGTCAATGGTGATGTCTGGACCACGATGGATTTTGCGCCGCTATTAAAGATTGAGCTGGCTGAAAATCTGGCTCATCTGGTTCTGGTGCAAAATCCGGAGCAGCATCCGCAAGGTGACTTTACGCTGGCTGAAGGAAAGGCATATACCTTTGAGCAGTCAGTCACAGGTGAAAACCTGACCTTTAGCGGTGTATCGGTGATTGATCCTAAAATGTTTGAGGGACTGGAGGCCGGAAAGCGTCCTTTAGCACCTTTATTAAAAGCGGCGATGCTGGAAAACAAGGTCGCTGCCTCTAAACTATCCGGTCTTTGGGTGGATGTGGGCACACCTGAACGTTTAACTGCACTGGATTTGGCGATCCGTGAAGGGAAGTCTACTTAA
- the rsmG gene encoding 16S rRNA (guanine(527)-N(7))-methyltransferase RsmG, translating into MHTFFQELKQGSQALGLVLSDEALNLLLKYQDALVLWNKAYNLTAIRDPKEMLVKHLLDSLSILKDLPAGRLLDIGTGGGMPGMIIALCQPERECVLLDSNGKKIRFLKQFIADLKLKNVIAVQTRVENEDSINELGQFDVITSRAFASLTDFVNASRPYMHEQSIIASMKGLIPADEVDALKDEFSCQVIELKVPRLDEQRHLLLLKHI; encoded by the coding sequence ATGCACACGTTTTTTCAAGAACTAAAGCAGGGTAGCCAGGCTTTAGGTTTAGTGCTGTCTGATGAAGCTTTAAATTTATTACTTAAGTACCAGGATGCTTTGGTACTTTGGAATAAAGCATACAATTTGACCGCGATTCGTGATCCTAAGGAGATGCTGGTCAAGCATCTGCTTGATAGTCTGAGCATCTTGAAAGATCTGCCAGCAGGTCGTCTGCTGGATATTGGCACAGGTGGCGGTATGCCGGGTATGATTATTGCGCTTTGTCAGCCGGAGCGTGAATGTGTGCTACTCGATTCAAACGGTAAGAAAATCCGTTTCCTGAAGCAGTTTATTGCTGATTTAAAATTAAAAAATGTCATCGCGGTACAAACCCGTGTAGAAAATGAAGACAGTATCAATGAGCTGGGCCAGTTTGATGTGATTACCAGTCGTGCATTTGCCTCATTGACTGACTTTGTCAATGCCTCTCGGCCGTATATGCATGAGCAAAGTATTATTGCCTCTATGAAAGGCTTGATTCCTGCCGATGAAGTGGATGCATTAAAAGATGAGTTTAGCTGTCAGGTTATTGAGCTGAAAGTTCCGCGTTTAGACGAACAGCGTCATTTACTTTTATTAAAACATATTTGA
- a CDS encoding ParA family protein: MAQIIAIANQKGGVGKTTTAVNLAASLAVLKKRVLLVDMDSQGNATMGSGIQKNDLLYSITDVLLGEVPIETAITKAEVGYKVLGANRDLAGVELAIAEQKGREFILREALQEVESAFDYIIVDCAPSLSLITVNALAAVDGVIIPMQCEYYALEGLADLTQTIDRIQQALNPELQIVGVLRTMYDARNALTRDVSEELEQYFGQKLYDTVIPRNVRLAEAPAHGLPVIYFEKSSKGAVAYLNLAAEVLKKSRVKKGSKA, encoded by the coding sequence ATGGCACAAATTATTGCGATTGCAAACCAAAAGGGTGGTGTCGGTAAAACCACAACCGCAGTAAATTTGGCGGCATCCTTAGCTGTGTTAAAAAAACGTGTTTTACTGGTGGATATGGATTCACAGGGAAACGCGACCATGGGCTCAGGCATTCAAAAGAATGACCTGCTGTATTCGATTACGGACGTATTGCTGGGTGAAGTGCCGATTGAAACCGCTATTACCAAGGCGGAAGTCGGTTATAAGGTTTTAGGTGCCAACCGTGACCTGGCCGGGGTAGAGCTGGCGATTGCGGAGCAAAAAGGGCGCGAGTTCATTTTGCGCGAAGCATTGCAGGAAGTCGAATCTGCATTCGACTATATTATTGTGGACTGTGCTCCAAGTTTGAGTCTGATTACTGTCAATGCTCTGGCTGCAGTCGATGGCGTGATTATTCCAATGCAGTGTGAGTACTATGCGCTGGAGGGGTTGGCAGATCTGACCCAGACCATTGATCGGATCCAGCAGGCGCTGAATCCGGAACTCCAAATCGTGGGTGTGTTACGTACCATGTATGATGCACGTAATGCCCTGACTCGTGATGTTTCTGAAGAACTCGAACAATATTTTGGGCAAAAGCTGTATGACACCGTGATCCCGCGTAATGTCCGTCTGGCAGAAGCTCCGGCACACGGTTTGCCGGTAATTTATTTTGAGAAAAGCTCAAAGGGTGCAGTCGCTTATTTAAATCTGGCGGCTGAAGTATTAAAGAAAAGCAGAGTGAAAAAAGGAAGTAAAGCATGA